Proteins encoded by one window of Arachis ipaensis cultivar K30076 chromosome B04, Araip1.1, whole genome shotgun sequence:
- the LOC107638393 gene encoding histone acetyltransferase HAC1 isoform X2, with protein sequence MKLQAHIPGQISGQVPNQAGSQLPGLTQLNGNVPPQMPIMGGVPRPTINMDPELLRARSFIQEKIYDMLLQRQQHPVTEVQRRKVKDLAKRLEEGMLKAALSKEDYMNLETLESRLSNFLRRAHMNNHNQQYQQLVTSAPIGTMIPTPGLSNGYQQSSSSFSVGSGGNMSAMGVQRIASQMIPTPGFGVSSNNSHMNIDSSTTGSSFSGVESTMVSQPSLQLTKQHGQNSNVLQNIGSQMGSGMRSALLQKSFGNSNGAVNSGLGLIGNNMQLANEPGTTDGYAPTYINSPKHLQQHFDQNQQPVVQGDGYGLNNVDTFASGNFYASATTSGSMINAQNTNSVKLPSIPKTSSLISGHSNLHGIQQAAHIKSQAINQLEKLSFQSSLSSRDGLLHSQQQHQQRPQQYQQPDQYAQQQCQLKLQNQQPQHMVNNDTCSQSQLSSHLENRVKPEPGVEHHKEVLSSHVPEQFHLAEMQSHFHQNSAEDCSRSDQHLTYPSGVHDLASSTPQNSQQMLHMHQLVAEPQNNLNCLTVGVQSKSLVLNQWPQSQDSNHMPANISHEQHVHRDFHQRISVQGEAQCNNLSSDGSIIGQAVAPRASVDLIDSGSGVKKEHRNQQRWLLFLLHARRCPAPEGQCPERFCSNAQKLCKHIDGCNKVHCSYARCHHTRLLIRHYMTCKDPCCPVCVFVRNYRRAVQLKSQIRSEHESSLPITANGSCKTYNTVAPLARLISKPPLAAETSEDLHPSLKRIKTEHCTMQSMNPENDNSSSISANCESLISRDAQSLAYPNAEKSISIKSEIAEVKAEASAHLVHEKLSEMKMDSNRSDNKTSGGEPAQYNEPANLCRSEHVKTEKESAQDKQENVMQPSENAAGTKSGKPKIKGVSLTELFTPEQVREHITGLRQWVGQSKSKAEKNQAMEHSMSENSCQLCAVEKLTFEPPPIYCTTCGVRIKRNNMYYTTGAGDTRHYFCIPCYNDARSENINVDGTPIPKSRLEKKKNDEETEEWWVQCDKCEAWQHQICALFNGRRNDGGQAEYTCPNCYIQEVERGERKPLPQSAVLGAKDLPRTILSDHIEQRLFKRLKQERQERARVHGKSYEEVPGAESLVIRVVSSVDKKLEVKQRFLEIFQEENYPTEFPYKSKVILLFQKIEGVEVCLFGMYVQEFGSECQLPNQRRVYLSYLDSVKYFRPEVKAVTGEALRTFVYHEILIGYLEYCKKRGFTSCYIWACPPLKGEDYILYCHPEIQKTPKSDKLREWYLSMLRKAIKENIVVDLTNLYDHFFVSTGESRAKVTAARLPYFDGDYWPGAAEDLIYQLRQEEDGRKQNKKGTTKKTITKRALKASGQSDLSGNASKDLLLMHKLGETICPMKEDFIMVHLQHACSHCCILMVSGNRWVCNQCKNFQICDRCYEVELKREERERHPINQREKHTLYPIEINDVPVDTKDKDDILESEFFDTRQAFLSLCQGNHYQYDTLRRAKHSSMMVLYHLHNPTAPAFVTTCNICYLDIETGQGWRCEVCPEYDVCNACYQKDGGIDHPHKLTNHPSMADRDAQNKEARQVRVLQLRKMLDLLVHASQCRSAHCQYPNCRKVKGLFRHGMHCKTRASGGCVLCKKMWYLLQLHARACKESECHVPRCRDLKEHLRRLQQQSDSRRRAAVMEMMRQRAAEVANNAG encoded by the exons ATGAAGCTACAGGCACATATTCCGGGTCAGATATCGGGTCAGGTACCTAATCAAGCAGGATCTCAGTTACCTGGACTGACCCAATTGAATGGGAATGTTCCTCCTCAGATGCCAATTATGGGTGGTGTCCCGCGTCCAACAATTAATATGGACCCTGAATTACTTAGAGCACGATCGTTTATTCAAGAGAAGAT ATATGATATGTTATTGCAACGACAACAGCATCCAGTTACAGAAGTACAGAGAAGGAAAGTTAAGGATCTTGCAAAACGCTTGGAGGAGGGCATGTTAAAAGCTGCTCTCTCTAAG GAGGACTACATGAACTTGGAAACTCTAGAGAGTCGTTTATCTAATTTCCTAAGAAGAGCACACATGAATAATCACAACCAACAGTATCAACAGCTTGTTACCTCTGCTCCAATTGGTACAATGATACCAACTCCTG GTTTGTCCAATGGTTATCAGCAGTCTTCATCCAGCTTTTCTGTTGGGTCAGGGGGGAATATGTCAGCAATGGGGGTGCAGAGAATTGCTAGCCAAATGATTCCCACTCCTGGTTTTGGTGTCAGCAGTAATAATTCACACATGAATATAGATTCTTCCACTACTGGCAGTTCCTTTTCTGGTGTAGAGTCTACAATGGTATCGCAGCCATCACTGCAGCTGACGAAGCAGCATGGGCAAAATAGTAATGTTTTGCAGAACATTGGCAGCCAAATGGGTAGTGGAATGAGATCTGCTTTACTGCAAAAATCATTTGGGAACTCAAATGGTGCTGTAAATAGTGGACTTGGCTTGATTGGAAACAATATGCAACTTGCAAATGAACCTGGAACTACTGATGGTTATGCGCCAACCTACATTAATTCCCCTAAACACTTACAGCAGCACTTCGATCAAAATCAGCAACCAGTTGTTCAGG gtgatggatatggattgaATAATGTTGACACGTTCGCTTCTGGAAATTTTTATGCATCTGCAACAACCTCTGGGTCCATGATTAATGCTCAGAACACAAATTCAGTAAAATTGCCATCAATACCCAAAACTAGTTCATTGATAAGTGGTCACTCAAATTTGCATGGTATCCAGCAGGCTGCTCATATAAAGTCTCAAGCAATTAATCAACTGGAAAAGTTGAGTTTCCAGTCTTCATTGTCTTCACGAGATGGACTTCTGCATTCGCAACAGCAACATCAGCAAAGGCCCCAACAATATCAACAGCCAGACCAGTATGCACAGCAGCAATGCCAATTGAAGCTGCAAAATCAGCAACCTCAGCATATGGTGAACAACGATACTTGCAGTCAGTCTCAACTGTCTTCTCATCTAGAGAACCGAGTGAAGCCTGAGCCGGGGGTTGAACACCATAAGGAAGTACTCAGCTCTCATGTTCCTGAACAGTTTCATTTGGCTGAGATGCAGAGTCATTTCCACCAGAACTCAGCTGAAGATTGCTCTAGGAGTGATCAACATCTTACATATCCATCTGGTGTACATGACTTAGCCTCGTCAACACCTCAAAATTCACAACAAATGTTGCACATGCACCAATTGGTTGCAGAGCCTCAGAATAATCTTAACTGTCTTACGGTTGGGGTGCAATCCAAATCTTTAGTTCTAAATCAATGGCCTCAGTCACAAGACAGTAACCATATGCCTGCAAATATTTCACATGAGCAGCATGTCCACAGGGATTTCCACCAAAGAATATCAGTGCAGGGTGAAGCTCAGTGCAATAATTTATCATCAGATGGATCGATTATTGGTCAAGCAGTTGCCCCTAGAGCTTCAGTTGATCTGATAGACTCTGGAAGTGGGGTCAAAAAGGAACACAGGAATCAGCAGAGGTGGCTTTTATTTCTACTTCATGCCCGACGGTGTCCTGCCCCTGAAGGACAGTGCCCAGAACGCTTCTGTTCTAATGCACAGAAGTTATGTAAGCACATAGATGGTTGTAACAAGGTTCACTGTTCATACGCTCGGTGTCATCATACCAGGCTTTTGATTCGTCATTACATGACCTGCAAGGATCCTTGTTGCCCTGTTTGTGTTTTCGTAAGAAATTATCGACGTGCAGTGCAACTTAAGTCTCAGATTCGGTCAGAGCATGAATCAAGTTTGCCAATTACAGCAAACGGGTCCTGTAAAACATATAATACTGTGGCCCCGTTGGCTAGATTGATCTCAAAGCCTCCATTAGCTGCTGAAACTTCAGAAGATCTACATCCATCTCTAAAACGTATAAAGACTGAGCATTGCACCATGCAATCCATGAATCCTGAAAATGACAATTCTTCATCCATTTCTGCAAATTGTGAATCTCTTATTTCCAGGGATGCACAGTCCCTGGCCTATCCAAATGCTGAGAAATCTATCTCAATTAAGTCTGAGATTGCTGAAGTTAAGGCTGAAGCTTCAGCACATTTGGTGCATGAAAAGCTTAGTGAGATGAAAATGGATAGCAATCGTTCAGATAATAAAACGTCGGGTGGTGAACCTGCCCAATATAATGAACCTGCTAATTTATGTAGGTCAGAACATGTTAAAACTGAGAAAGAAAGTGCACAAGATAAGCAAGAAAATGTGATGCAGCCATCTGAAAATGCAGCTGGAACCAAGTCTGGCAAGCCAAAAATAAAGGGTGTCTCGTTAACTGAACTATTTACGCCTGAGCAAGTCAGGGAACATATCACTGGCCTAAGGCAATGGGTTGGTCAA AGCAAATCAAAAGCAGAGAAGAACCAAGCAATGGAGCATTCGATGAGTGAGAATTCTTGTCAGTTGTGTGCTGTAGAGAAGCTTACTTTTGAACCCCCACCAATCTATTGTACAACCTGTGGTGTTCGTATTAAACGAAACAATATGTATTATACCACGGGGGCTGGTGATACACGGCATTATTTTTGTATTCCATGCTATAATGATGCTCGATCAGAGAACATTAACGTTGACGGGACTCCAATTCCTAAGTCAAGgttggaaaagaagaagaatgatgaagAAACTGAGGAATGG TGGGTTCAATGTGATAAATGTGAAGCCTGGCAACATCAAATTTGTGCCTTATTTAATGGAAGAAGAAATGACGGTGGACAAGCTGAATACACTTGCCCTAACTGCTATATTCAAGAGGTAGAAAGAGGAGAGCGCAAGCCTTTACCCCAAAGTGCTGTTCTTGGAGCCAAAGATTTGCCACGAACCATTCTCAGTGACCACATAGAACAGCGATTATTTAAAAGACTAAAGCAAGAAAGGCAGGAAAGGGCAAGGGTTCATGGAAAATCTTATGAAGAG GTTCCAGGAGCTGAATCGCTTGTTATAAGAGTTGTGTCATCTGTTGACAAGAAGTTAGAAGTGAAACAGCGATTTTTGGAGATTTTTCAGGAAGAAAATTATCCAACAGAATTCCCATATAAATCCAAG GTAATTTTGCTGTTTCAAAAGATTGAAGGTGTGGAAGTCTGCCTATTTGGCATGTATGTCCAAGAATTTGGATCTGAATGTCAGTTGCCCAACCAGCGCCGGGTGTATCTTTCATATCTTGACTCTGTGAAGTATTTTAGGCCTGAGGTCAAGGCCGTAACTGGAGAGGCTCTTCGGACATTTGTTTACCATGAAATTCTG atTGGATACCTTGAATATTGCAAGAAACGTGGTTTTACAAGCTGCTATATATGGGCATGTCCACCATTGAAGGGTGAAGACTATATTTTATATTGCCATCCAGAAATTCAGAAAACACCAAAATCTGATAAGCTTAGGGAATG GTATCTGTCCATGCTGAGAAAAGCTATCAAGGAGAATATTGTAGTTGATCTCACCAACTTATATGATCATTTCTTCGTATCTACTGGTGAATCTAGGGCTAAGGTTACAGCTGCCAGACTCCCATATTTTGATGGTGACTACTGGCCTGGGGCTGCTGAGGATTTGATTTATCAGCTTCGCCAAGAGGAAGATGGaaggaaacaaaataagaaaggaacaACTAAAAAAACTATAACAAAAAGGGCCTTAAAAGCATCTGGTCAGTCAGATCTCTCTGGCAACGCCTCGAAAGATCTGCTTCTCATGCACAAA CTTGGTGAAACCATTTGCCCAATGAAGGAGGATTTTATCATGGTTCATCTACAGCATGCATGCAGTCATTGTTGTATTCTAATGGTGTCTGGCAACCGTTGGGTTTGCAACCAGTGCAAGAATTTTCAGATTTGTGATAG GTGCTATGAAGTGGAATTAAAACGTGAAGAGAGAGAAAGGCATCCTATTAATCAGAGGGAGAAACATACCCTTTATCCA ATTGAAATCAATGATGTTCCAGTTGATACAAAGGACAAAGATGATATTCTCGAGAGTGAATTCTTTGATACTAGACAAGCATTTCTCAGTCTCTGCCAGGGAAATCATTATCAATATGATACACTTAGGCGAGCCAAGCATTCATCAATGATGGTTCTATATCATCTTCATAATCCAACCGCTCCTGCATTTGTGACTACCTGTAATATATGCTATCTTGACATAGAAACTGGCCAAGGGTGGCGCTGTGAAGTTTGTCCCGAGTATGATGTATGTAATGCTTGTTATCAAAAGGATGGAGGCATTGATCATCCCCATAAGTTGACAAATCATCCATCAATGGCAGATCGTGATGCTCAGAACAAAGAAGCAAGGCAGGTTCGAGTATTGCAG CTACGGAAAATGCTTGATCTACTTGTGCATGCATCCCAATGTCGTTCCGCACATTGCCAATATCCAAATTGCCGCAAAGTAAAGGGGCTTTTCCGCCACGGGATGCACTGCAAAACACGAGCTTCTGGAGGTTGTGTTCTTTGTAAGAAAATGTGGTATTTGCTTCAACTCCATGCTCGTGCTTGCAAGGAATCGGAGTGCCACGTGCCGCGTTGCAG GGATTTGAAAGAGCATTTAAGGAGATTGCAGCAACAGTCTGATTCACGGCGTAGGGCTGCTGTAATGGAGATGATGAGGCAGAGAGCTGCAGAAGTTGCCAACAACGCTGGATGA
- the LOC107638393 gene encoding histone acetyltransferase HAC1 isoform X1: protein MKLQAHIPGQISGQVPNQAGSQLPGLTQLNGNVPPQMPIMGGVPRPTINMDPELLRARSFIQEKIYDMLLQRQQHPVTEVQRRKVKDLAKRLEEGMLKAALSKEDYMNLETLESRLSNFLRRAHMNNHNQQYQQLVTSAPIGTMIPTPGMSQVPNSSMLVPSSMDASVISTSGCNSIGSTSFNGVSMLPSGGMLGSSVNRSDGLSNGYQQSSSSFSVGSGGNMSAMGVQRIASQMIPTPGFGVSSNNSHMNIDSSTTGSSFSGVESTMVSQPSLQLTKQHGQNSNVLQNIGSQMGSGMRSALLQKSFGNSNGAVNSGLGLIGNNMQLANEPGTTDGYAPTYINSPKHLQQHFDQNQQPVVQGDGYGLNNVDTFASGNFYASATTSGSMINAQNTNSVKLPSIPKTSSLISGHSNLHGIQQAAHIKSQAINQLEKLSFQSSLSSRDGLLHSQQQHQQRPQQYQQPDQYAQQQCQLKLQNQQPQHMVNNDTCSQSQLSSHLENRVKPEPGVEHHKEVLSSHVPEQFHLAEMQSHFHQNSAEDCSRSDQHLTYPSGVHDLASSTPQNSQQMLHMHQLVAEPQNNLNCLTVGVQSKSLVLNQWPQSQDSNHMPANISHEQHVHRDFHQRISVQGEAQCNNLSSDGSIIGQAVAPRASVDLIDSGSGVKKEHRNQQRWLLFLLHARRCPAPEGQCPERFCSNAQKLCKHIDGCNKVHCSYARCHHTRLLIRHYMTCKDPCCPVCVFVRNYRRAVQLKSQIRSEHESSLPITANGSCKTYNTVAPLARLISKPPLAAETSEDLHPSLKRIKTEHCTMQSMNPENDNSSSISANCESLISRDAQSLAYPNAEKSISIKSEIAEVKAEASAHLVHEKLSEMKMDSNRSDNKTSGGEPAQYNEPANLCRSEHVKTEKESAQDKQENVMQPSENAAGTKSGKPKIKGVSLTELFTPEQVREHITGLRQWVGQSKSKAEKNQAMEHSMSENSCQLCAVEKLTFEPPPIYCTTCGVRIKRNNMYYTTGAGDTRHYFCIPCYNDARSENINVDGTPIPKSRLEKKKNDEETEEWWVQCDKCEAWQHQICALFNGRRNDGGQAEYTCPNCYIQEVERGERKPLPQSAVLGAKDLPRTILSDHIEQRLFKRLKQERQERARVHGKSYEEVPGAESLVIRVVSSVDKKLEVKQRFLEIFQEENYPTEFPYKSKVILLFQKIEGVEVCLFGMYVQEFGSECQLPNQRRVYLSYLDSVKYFRPEVKAVTGEALRTFVYHEILIGYLEYCKKRGFTSCYIWACPPLKGEDYILYCHPEIQKTPKSDKLREWYLSMLRKAIKENIVVDLTNLYDHFFVSTGESRAKVTAARLPYFDGDYWPGAAEDLIYQLRQEEDGRKQNKKGTTKKTITKRALKASGQSDLSGNASKDLLLMHKLGETICPMKEDFIMVHLQHACSHCCILMVSGNRWVCNQCKNFQICDRCYEVELKREERERHPINQREKHTLYPIEINDVPVDTKDKDDILESEFFDTRQAFLSLCQGNHYQYDTLRRAKHSSMMVLYHLHNPTAPAFVTTCNICYLDIETGQGWRCEVCPEYDVCNACYQKDGGIDHPHKLTNHPSMADRDAQNKEARQVRVLQLRKMLDLLVHASQCRSAHCQYPNCRKVKGLFRHGMHCKTRASGGCVLCKKMWYLLQLHARACKESECHVPRCRDLKEHLRRLQQQSDSRRRAAVMEMMRQRAAEVANNAG, encoded by the exons ATGAAGCTACAGGCACATATTCCGGGTCAGATATCGGGTCAGGTACCTAATCAAGCAGGATCTCAGTTACCTGGACTGACCCAATTGAATGGGAATGTTCCTCCTCAGATGCCAATTATGGGTGGTGTCCCGCGTCCAACAATTAATATGGACCCTGAATTACTTAGAGCACGATCGTTTATTCAAGAGAAGAT ATATGATATGTTATTGCAACGACAACAGCATCCAGTTACAGAAGTACAGAGAAGGAAAGTTAAGGATCTTGCAAAACGCTTGGAGGAGGGCATGTTAAAAGCTGCTCTCTCTAAG GAGGACTACATGAACTTGGAAACTCTAGAGAGTCGTTTATCTAATTTCCTAAGAAGAGCACACATGAATAATCACAACCAACAGTATCAACAGCTTGTTACCTCTGCTCCAATTGGTACAATGATACCAACTCCTGGTATGTCCCAAGTTCCTAATTCTAGCATGCTGGTTCCCTCTTCTATGGATGCCTCAGTGATTTCTACCAGTGGCTGCAATAGCATAGGATCAACATCTTTCAATGGTGTAAGCATGTTACCATCTGGTGGTATGCTTGGAAGTTCTGTAAATCGATCTGATG GTTTGTCCAATGGTTATCAGCAGTCTTCATCCAGCTTTTCTGTTGGGTCAGGGGGGAATATGTCAGCAATGGGGGTGCAGAGAATTGCTAGCCAAATGATTCCCACTCCTGGTTTTGGTGTCAGCAGTAATAATTCACACATGAATATAGATTCTTCCACTACTGGCAGTTCCTTTTCTGGTGTAGAGTCTACAATGGTATCGCAGCCATCACTGCAGCTGACGAAGCAGCATGGGCAAAATAGTAATGTTTTGCAGAACATTGGCAGCCAAATGGGTAGTGGAATGAGATCTGCTTTACTGCAAAAATCATTTGGGAACTCAAATGGTGCTGTAAATAGTGGACTTGGCTTGATTGGAAACAATATGCAACTTGCAAATGAACCTGGAACTACTGATGGTTATGCGCCAACCTACATTAATTCCCCTAAACACTTACAGCAGCACTTCGATCAAAATCAGCAACCAGTTGTTCAGG gtgatggatatggattgaATAATGTTGACACGTTCGCTTCTGGAAATTTTTATGCATCTGCAACAACCTCTGGGTCCATGATTAATGCTCAGAACACAAATTCAGTAAAATTGCCATCAATACCCAAAACTAGTTCATTGATAAGTGGTCACTCAAATTTGCATGGTATCCAGCAGGCTGCTCATATAAAGTCTCAAGCAATTAATCAACTGGAAAAGTTGAGTTTCCAGTCTTCATTGTCTTCACGAGATGGACTTCTGCATTCGCAACAGCAACATCAGCAAAGGCCCCAACAATATCAACAGCCAGACCAGTATGCACAGCAGCAATGCCAATTGAAGCTGCAAAATCAGCAACCTCAGCATATGGTGAACAACGATACTTGCAGTCAGTCTCAACTGTCTTCTCATCTAGAGAACCGAGTGAAGCCTGAGCCGGGGGTTGAACACCATAAGGAAGTACTCAGCTCTCATGTTCCTGAACAGTTTCATTTGGCTGAGATGCAGAGTCATTTCCACCAGAACTCAGCTGAAGATTGCTCTAGGAGTGATCAACATCTTACATATCCATCTGGTGTACATGACTTAGCCTCGTCAACACCTCAAAATTCACAACAAATGTTGCACATGCACCAATTGGTTGCAGAGCCTCAGAATAATCTTAACTGTCTTACGGTTGGGGTGCAATCCAAATCTTTAGTTCTAAATCAATGGCCTCAGTCACAAGACAGTAACCATATGCCTGCAAATATTTCACATGAGCAGCATGTCCACAGGGATTTCCACCAAAGAATATCAGTGCAGGGTGAAGCTCAGTGCAATAATTTATCATCAGATGGATCGATTATTGGTCAAGCAGTTGCCCCTAGAGCTTCAGTTGATCTGATAGACTCTGGAAGTGGGGTCAAAAAGGAACACAGGAATCAGCAGAGGTGGCTTTTATTTCTACTTCATGCCCGACGGTGTCCTGCCCCTGAAGGACAGTGCCCAGAACGCTTCTGTTCTAATGCACAGAAGTTATGTAAGCACATAGATGGTTGTAACAAGGTTCACTGTTCATACGCTCGGTGTCATCATACCAGGCTTTTGATTCGTCATTACATGACCTGCAAGGATCCTTGTTGCCCTGTTTGTGTTTTCGTAAGAAATTATCGACGTGCAGTGCAACTTAAGTCTCAGATTCGGTCAGAGCATGAATCAAGTTTGCCAATTACAGCAAACGGGTCCTGTAAAACATATAATACTGTGGCCCCGTTGGCTAGATTGATCTCAAAGCCTCCATTAGCTGCTGAAACTTCAGAAGATCTACATCCATCTCTAAAACGTATAAAGACTGAGCATTGCACCATGCAATCCATGAATCCTGAAAATGACAATTCTTCATCCATTTCTGCAAATTGTGAATCTCTTATTTCCAGGGATGCACAGTCCCTGGCCTATCCAAATGCTGAGAAATCTATCTCAATTAAGTCTGAGATTGCTGAAGTTAAGGCTGAAGCTTCAGCACATTTGGTGCATGAAAAGCTTAGTGAGATGAAAATGGATAGCAATCGTTCAGATAATAAAACGTCGGGTGGTGAACCTGCCCAATATAATGAACCTGCTAATTTATGTAGGTCAGAACATGTTAAAACTGAGAAAGAAAGTGCACAAGATAAGCAAGAAAATGTGATGCAGCCATCTGAAAATGCAGCTGGAACCAAGTCTGGCAAGCCAAAAATAAAGGGTGTCTCGTTAACTGAACTATTTACGCCTGAGCAAGTCAGGGAACATATCACTGGCCTAAGGCAATGGGTTGGTCAA AGCAAATCAAAAGCAGAGAAGAACCAAGCAATGGAGCATTCGATGAGTGAGAATTCTTGTCAGTTGTGTGCTGTAGAGAAGCTTACTTTTGAACCCCCACCAATCTATTGTACAACCTGTGGTGTTCGTATTAAACGAAACAATATGTATTATACCACGGGGGCTGGTGATACACGGCATTATTTTTGTATTCCATGCTATAATGATGCTCGATCAGAGAACATTAACGTTGACGGGACTCCAATTCCTAAGTCAAGgttggaaaagaagaagaatgatgaagAAACTGAGGAATGG TGGGTTCAATGTGATAAATGTGAAGCCTGGCAACATCAAATTTGTGCCTTATTTAATGGAAGAAGAAATGACGGTGGACAAGCTGAATACACTTGCCCTAACTGCTATATTCAAGAGGTAGAAAGAGGAGAGCGCAAGCCTTTACCCCAAAGTGCTGTTCTTGGAGCCAAAGATTTGCCACGAACCATTCTCAGTGACCACATAGAACAGCGATTATTTAAAAGACTAAAGCAAGAAAGGCAGGAAAGGGCAAGGGTTCATGGAAAATCTTATGAAGAG GTTCCAGGAGCTGAATCGCTTGTTATAAGAGTTGTGTCATCTGTTGACAAGAAGTTAGAAGTGAAACAGCGATTTTTGGAGATTTTTCAGGAAGAAAATTATCCAACAGAATTCCCATATAAATCCAAG GTAATTTTGCTGTTTCAAAAGATTGAAGGTGTGGAAGTCTGCCTATTTGGCATGTATGTCCAAGAATTTGGATCTGAATGTCAGTTGCCCAACCAGCGCCGGGTGTATCTTTCATATCTTGACTCTGTGAAGTATTTTAGGCCTGAGGTCAAGGCCGTAACTGGAGAGGCTCTTCGGACATTTGTTTACCATGAAATTCTG atTGGATACCTTGAATATTGCAAGAAACGTGGTTTTACAAGCTGCTATATATGGGCATGTCCACCATTGAAGGGTGAAGACTATATTTTATATTGCCATCCAGAAATTCAGAAAACACCAAAATCTGATAAGCTTAGGGAATG GTATCTGTCCATGCTGAGAAAAGCTATCAAGGAGAATATTGTAGTTGATCTCACCAACTTATATGATCATTTCTTCGTATCTACTGGTGAATCTAGGGCTAAGGTTACAGCTGCCAGACTCCCATATTTTGATGGTGACTACTGGCCTGGGGCTGCTGAGGATTTGATTTATCAGCTTCGCCAAGAGGAAGATGGaaggaaacaaaataagaaaggaacaACTAAAAAAACTATAACAAAAAGGGCCTTAAAAGCATCTGGTCAGTCAGATCTCTCTGGCAACGCCTCGAAAGATCTGCTTCTCATGCACAAA CTTGGTGAAACCATTTGCCCAATGAAGGAGGATTTTATCATGGTTCATCTACAGCATGCATGCAGTCATTGTTGTATTCTAATGGTGTCTGGCAACCGTTGGGTTTGCAACCAGTGCAAGAATTTTCAGATTTGTGATAG GTGCTATGAAGTGGAATTAAAACGTGAAGAGAGAGAAAGGCATCCTATTAATCAGAGGGAGAAACATACCCTTTATCCA ATTGAAATCAATGATGTTCCAGTTGATACAAAGGACAAAGATGATATTCTCGAGAGTGAATTCTTTGATACTAGACAAGCATTTCTCAGTCTCTGCCAGGGAAATCATTATCAATATGATACACTTAGGCGAGCCAAGCATTCATCAATGATGGTTCTATATCATCTTCATAATCCAACCGCTCCTGCATTTGTGACTACCTGTAATATATGCTATCTTGACATAGAAACTGGCCAAGGGTGGCGCTGTGAAGTTTGTCCCGAGTATGATGTATGTAATGCTTGTTATCAAAAGGATGGAGGCATTGATCATCCCCATAAGTTGACAAATCATCCATCAATGGCAGATCGTGATGCTCAGAACAAAGAAGCAAGGCAGGTTCGAGTATTGCAG CTACGGAAAATGCTTGATCTACTTGTGCATGCATCCCAATGTCGTTCCGCACATTGCCAATATCCAAATTGCCGCAAAGTAAAGGGGCTTTTCCGCCACGGGATGCACTGCAAAACACGAGCTTCTGGAGGTTGTGTTCTTTGTAAGAAAATGTGGTATTTGCTTCAACTCCATGCTCGTGCTTGCAAGGAATCGGAGTGCCACGTGCCGCGTTGCAG GGATTTGAAAGAGCATTTAAGGAGATTGCAGCAACAGTCTGATTCACGGCGTAGGGCTGCTGTAATGGAGATGATGAGGCAGAGAGCTGCAGAAGTTGCCAACAACGCTGGATGA